DNA from Flavobacterium aestivum:
TTTGATGGAGAAGCTGTTTTTTTATTAAAAAAGCGAACTGTTCTATCAGGATACCAGCCAGAAAAGTTAATTAATTTATCACCCATATAATTATACAGGCTAAAAGCATATGCGTCAAAATCTTGATTTTCATATTTACCGGATAAAACAAATTCCTCAGCATCGGCTGCTAAAATCTCATCCGCATCTAAATTTAAAATCCAATCGTTTTTGCAGTAAGGAAGCCCAAAAATTCTTTGGGGCCCATCTCCCAAAAAAGGCTGCGAAATAACTTTAGCTCCTTTTTCTTGGGCAATTTGAACTGTATTATCAGAACTTAGTGAATCTATAACAATTATTTCGTCGCAAACTCTATAAAGAGCATCTATACATTTTCCTATATGTTTTTCTTCATTATAGGTTATTACTAATCCACTAATTTTCATAATATATTCTAAAACAATTTAAGCTTTCCTATTTTCAATTTTAATCTAAATCTAAACAAATTATCTTCTCCCTTTATATCTATTCGCTTTATTAAATAGTTAT
Protein-coding regions in this window:
- a CDS encoding glycosyltransferase family 2 protein, giving the protein MKISGLVITYNEEKHIGKCIDALYRVCDEIIVIDSLSSDNTVQIAQEKGAKVISQPFLGDGPQRIFGLPYCKNDWILNLDADEILAADAEEFVLSGKYENQDFDAYAFSLYNYMGDKLINFSGWYPDRTVRFFNKKTASPSKDMVHQKVLGNKKANLNVHLNHYAWASYDQLISKKNLYSTWHAQQLYDQGKRVGNFKPVLNGLTTFVRCYFFKKGIFNGIDGVTFALIQGLFTHMKYAKLLEIQNNKSKK